A genomic segment from Pseudomonas mendocina encodes:
- a CDS encoding tryptophan--tRNA ligase: MTTRILTGITTTGTPHLGNYAGAIRPAIAASRDPQMDSFYFLADYHALIKCDDPARIQRSRLEIAATWLALGLDTDKATFYRQSDIPEIPELCWLLTCVAGKGLLNRAHAYKASVDKNVEAGEDPDAGVTMGLFSYPVLMAADILMFNAQKVPVGRDQIQHVEMARDIGQRFNHLFGKGKDLFVLPEVVIEEEVATLPGLDGRKMSKSYDNTIPLFGTAKQLKDAVARIVTDSRLPGEPKDAEGSHLFTLYQAFASQSQQAEFRADLEGGLAWGEAKNRLYQLLEDTLGEARERYNALIAKPADLEDILLAGAAKARRIATPFLGELREAVGLRSFREQVQVATGEKKKVSKSARFVSFRDDDGSFRFRLLDADGEQLLLSKSFADGKSAGMVNKRLQSGETLDVRAEGLAFSVWIDGENVASSPEFADAQAVEAAIARLREALAPQE; this comes from the coding sequence ATGACTACCCGTATCCTCACCGGTATCACCACCACCGGCACGCCGCACCTGGGCAACTATGCCGGCGCCATTCGCCCGGCCATCGCTGCCAGCCGCGATCCGCAGATGGACTCTTTCTACTTTCTCGCCGACTACCACGCGCTGATAAAGTGCGACGATCCGGCGCGCATTCAGCGCTCGCGTCTGGAGATCGCCGCGACCTGGCTGGCCCTGGGCCTGGATACCGACAAGGCGACCTTCTATCGCCAGTCCGATATTCCCGAGATCCCCGAGCTGTGCTGGTTGCTCACTTGCGTCGCCGGCAAGGGCCTGCTCAACCGCGCCCATGCCTACAAGGCCTCGGTGGACAAGAACGTTGAAGCCGGTGAAGACCCGGATGCCGGCGTGACCATGGGCCTGTTCAGCTACCCGGTGCTGATGGCGGCGGACATCCTGATGTTCAACGCGCAGAAGGTGCCGGTCGGCCGTGACCAGATCCAGCACGTGGAGATGGCTCGCGATATCGGCCAGCGCTTCAACCACCTGTTCGGCAAGGGCAAGGATCTGTTCGTGCTGCCCGAGGTGGTGATCGAGGAAGAAGTGGCCACGCTGCCTGGCCTCGACGGGCGCAAGATGAGCAAGAGCTACGACAACACCATCCCGCTGTTCGGCACCGCCAAGCAGCTCAAGGATGCCGTGGCGCGCATCGTCACCGACTCCAGGCTGCCGGGCGAGCCCAAGGATGCCGAGGGCTCGCACCTGTTCACCCTGTACCAGGCCTTCGCCAGCCAGTCGCAGCAGGCCGAGTTCCGCGCCGACTTGGAAGGTGGTCTGGCCTGGGGCGAGGCGAAGAATCGCCTGTACCAACTGCTCGAAGACACCCTTGGCGAGGCGCGCGAGCGCTACAACGCGCTGATCGCCAAGCCGGCCGACTTGGAGGACATTCTCCTCGCCGGTGCAGCCAAGGCTCGCAGGATCGCCACGCCGTTCCTCGGTGAACTGCGCGAGGCGGTGGGCCTGCGCTCGTTCCGTGAGCAGGTGCAGGTGGCTACCGGCGAGAAGAAGAAAGTCAGCAAGAGTGCGCGCTTCGTCAGCTTCCGTGATGACGACGGCAGCTTCCGCTTCCGTCTGCTGGACGCCGACGGCGAGCAACTGCTGCTATCGAAGTCCTTCGCTGATGGCAAGTCTGCCGGCATGGTCAACAAGCGTTTGCAGTCCGGCGAAACGCTTGATGTGCGCGCCGAAGGCCTGGCGTTCTCGGTGTGGATCGACGGTGAAAACGTGGCCAGCAGCCCCGAGTTCGCCGATGCTCAAGCGGTTGAGGCGGCCATCGCCCGTCTGCGCGAGGCGCTGGCGCCACAGGAGTGA
- the zapE gene encoding cell division protein ZapE produces MTPLERYQADLKRPDFFHDAAQENAVRHLQRLYDDLIARDQGKSGLMGKLFGKKPQGPVKGLYFWGGVGRGKTYLVDTFFDALPFEQKMRTHFHRFMKRVHEEMKTLKGEKNPLTIIGKRFADEARVICFDEFFVSDITDAMILATLLEELFKNGVSLVATSNIVPDGLYKDGLQRARFLPAIALLKEHTDIVNVDSGVDYRLRALEQAELFHFPLGPTAEESLRKSFRSLLPDCTHMVENEALMIENRAINAVRLCEDVAWFEFRELCDGPRSQNDYIELGKIFHAVILANVEQMSVAKDDMARRFINLVDEFYDRNVKLIISAEVELKDLYTGGRLSFEFQRTLSRLLEMQSHEFLSRPHRP; encoded by the coding sequence ATGACTCCTCTCGAGCGTTATCAGGCCGACCTCAAGCGGCCCGACTTCTTCCATGATGCGGCCCAGGAAAATGCCGTCCGCCATCTGCAGCGTCTGTACGACGACCTGATCGCGCGGGATCAGGGCAAGTCCGGGTTGATGGGCAAGCTGTTCGGCAAGAAGCCGCAAGGGCCGGTCAAGGGGCTGTATTTCTGGGGCGGTGTAGGGCGCGGCAAGACCTATCTGGTCGATACCTTCTTCGATGCGCTGCCGTTCGAGCAGAAGATGCGCACCCACTTCCACCGCTTCATGAAGCGCGTGCATGAGGAGATGAAGACCCTCAAGGGCGAGAAGAACCCGCTGACCATCATCGGCAAGCGCTTCGCCGACGAGGCGCGGGTGATCTGCTTCGACGAGTTCTTCGTCAGCGACATTACCGACGCGATGATCCTCGCCACGCTGCTCGAAGAGCTGTTCAAGAATGGTGTGTCGTTGGTCGCCACCTCCAACATCGTGCCGGACGGTCTGTACAAGGACGGACTGCAGCGTGCGCGCTTCCTGCCGGCCATCGCCCTCCTCAAGGAGCACACCGATATCGTCAACGTCGACAGCGGCGTCGACTATCGCCTGCGTGCCCTGGAGCAGGCTGAGCTGTTCCACTTCCCGCTCGGACCGACGGCGGAGGAGAGCCTGCGCAAGAGCTTCCGGAGTCTGCTGCCGGACTGCACGCACATGGTCGAGAACGAGGCATTGATGATCGAGAATCGCGCGATCAATGCCGTGCGCCTGTGCGAAGACGTGGCCTGGTTCGAGTTCCGTGAGCTCTGCGATGGTCCGCGCAGCCAGAACGACTACATCGAGCTGGGCAAGATCTTCCATGCGGTGATCCTGGCCAACGTCGAGCAGATGAGCGTGGCCAAGGACGACATGGCCCGTCGTTTCATCAACCTAGTGGACGAGTTCTACGACCGCAACGTCAAGCTGATCATCTCTGCCGAGGTGGAGCTCAAGGATCTCTATACCGGCGGCCGCCTGAGCTTCGAGTTCCAGCGTACGCTGAGCCGCCTGTTGGAAATGCAATCGCACGAATTCCTCTCGCGCCCACACCGGCCCTGA
- a CDS encoding GlxA family transcriptional regulator: MVNHQSGALRRVSILATDGVFASTLMQAKDFFHMAGIRYARQQRLGDQPPFEILLVSPDGQPVNSFSNVRVPVDSGLEACDVIILPAFWDDFDALSRRYPQVLDWLRRQHAGGTAICGEASGVFWMAEAGLLDGKEATTYWRFFREFAERFPKVLLNQDKHLSDADNLYCAGGVTSACDLYIYLIERYCGAGVAQGVARDILYEVQRSYTPGRIGFGGQKLHQDVTVLQIQHWLEEHYADKFRFEDVAREHGMSIRNFMRRFQGATGDKPLHYLQRLRIETAKSLLSSTRKSIKTISYEVGYDDASFFARLFRQHTELSPNQYRRQFQQKDQQN, from the coding sequence ATGGTTAATCATCAGTCAGGCGCCTTACGGCGCGTCAGCATCCTCGCCACCGACGGCGTTTTCGCTTCCACCCTCATGCAGGCCAAGGACTTCTTCCACATGGCCGGCATCCGTTACGCCAGGCAGCAGCGCCTTGGCGATCAGCCTCCGTTCGAAATTCTTCTGGTCAGCCCGGACGGCCAGCCAGTGAACAGCTTCAGCAACGTCCGCGTACCGGTCGATAGCGGCCTGGAAGCCTGCGATGTGATCATCCTGCCGGCCTTCTGGGACGACTTCGATGCGCTCAGCCGGCGCTATCCGCAGGTGCTGGACTGGCTCAGGCGCCAGCATGCCGGCGGTACGGCGATCTGCGGGGAGGCCAGCGGGGTGTTCTGGATGGCCGAAGCCGGCCTGCTCGACGGCAAGGAGGCGACCACCTACTGGCGCTTCTTCCGCGAGTTCGCCGAGCGCTTCCCCAAGGTCCTGCTCAACCAGGACAAACACCTGTCCGATGCCGACAACCTGTATTGCGCCGGCGGCGTCACCTCGGCCTGCGATCTGTACATCTACCTGATCGAGCGTTACTGCGGTGCCGGCGTGGCCCAGGGTGTGGCACGCGACATTCTCTACGAGGTGCAGCGCAGCTATACACCAGGGCGCATCGGCTTCGGCGGGCAGAAGCTGCACCAGGACGTGACCGTGCTGCAGATCCAGCATTGGCTGGAGGAGCACTACGCCGACAAGTTCCGCTTCGAGGATGTGGCCCGCGAGCACGGCATGAGCATTCGCAACTTCATGCGCCGCTTCCAGGGCGCCACCGGCGACAAGCCCCTGCACTACCTGCAGCGCCTGCGCATCGAAACCGCCAAGAGCCTGCTCTCCTCCACGCGCAAGAGCATCAAGACCATCAGCTACGAGGTCGGCTACGACGACGCCAGCTTCTTCGCCCGCCTGTTCCGCCAGCATACCGAGCTGTCGCCGAACCAGTATCGCCGGCAATTTCAGCAGAAGGACCAGCAGAACTGA
- a CDS encoding acyl-CoA dehydrogenase family protein, translating to MIPRTLFSSDHELFRDSVRKFLEQEAVPHHHQWEKDGHIDRALWNKAGEAGMLCSHIPEEYGGMAADFLYSTVVIEEIGRLGLTGIGFSLHSDIVAPYILHYGSEVQKQHYLPKLVSGEMVTAIAMTEPGAGSDLQGVKTTAVLDGDEYVINGSKTFITNGWLADLVIVVAKTDPKAGAKGTSLFLVEANTPGFSKGKRLEKVGMKAQDTSELFFQDVRVPKENLLGQAGMGFAYLMQELPQERLTVGIGALASAEAALKWTLDYTRERKAFGKAVADFQNTRFKLAEMATEIQVGRVFIDRCLELHLQGKLDVPTAAMLKYWTTDLQCKVLDECVQLHGGYGFMWEYPIARAWADARVQRIYAGTNEIMKEIISRSLV from the coding sequence ATGATCCCCAGAACCCTATTCAGCTCCGACCATGAACTGTTTCGTGACAGCGTGCGCAAGTTTCTCGAGCAGGAAGCGGTGCCTCATCACCATCAGTGGGAGAAGGACGGCCATATCGATCGGGCGCTGTGGAACAAGGCGGGCGAGGCCGGCATGCTCTGCTCGCATATCCCCGAAGAATACGGCGGCATGGCTGCCGACTTCCTCTACAGCACCGTGGTGATCGAGGAGATCGGTCGCCTGGGGCTGACCGGCATCGGTTTCTCGCTGCACTCGGATATCGTCGCGCCCTATATCCTGCATTACGGCAGCGAGGTGCAGAAACAGCACTACCTGCCCAAGCTGGTGAGCGGTGAGATGGTCACCGCCATCGCCATGACCGAGCCGGGTGCCGGCTCCGACCTGCAGGGCGTGAAGACCACTGCGGTGCTCGATGGCGACGAGTACGTGATCAATGGCTCGAAGACCTTCATCACCAACGGCTGGCTGGCCGATCTGGTGATCGTCGTGGCCAAGACCGACCCGAAGGCCGGCGCCAAGGGCACCAGCCTGTTCCTGGTGGAGGCCAACACGCCGGGCTTCTCCAAGGGCAAGCGCCTGGAGAAGGTGGGTATGAAGGCGCAGGACACCTCCGAGCTGTTCTTCCAGGATGTACGCGTACCCAAGGAGAACCTGCTGGGCCAGGCCGGCATGGGCTTCGCCTACCTGATGCAGGAGCTGCCGCAGGAGCGCCTGACCGTCGGCATCGGCGCCCTGGCTTCGGCCGAGGCGGCGCTGAAGTGGACGCTGGATTACACCCGTGAGCGCAAGGCATTCGGCAAGGCCGTGGCGGATTTCCAGAACACTCGCTTCAAACTGGCCGAGATGGCGACGGAAATTCAGGTTGGGCGGGTGTTCATCGACCGCTGCCTGGAGTTGCACCTGCAGGGCAAGCTCGACGTGCCGACGGCGGCGATGCTCAAGTACTGGACCACCGACCTGCAGTGCAAGGTGCTCGATGAGTGCGTACAGCTGCATGGTGGCTACGGCTTCATGTGGGAGTATCCGATTGCGCGAGCCTGGGCTGACGCGCGCGTGCAGCGCATCTATGCCGGCACCAACGAGATCATGAAGGAGATCATTTCCCGCTCGCTGGTGTGA
- the nfi gene encoding deoxyribonuclease V (cleaves DNA at apurinic or apyrimidinic sites): MTRLSNLAASPFAGWDGSPAAARELQTQLARQVRLEDDYPPLRRVAGVDVGFEEGGAITRAAAVLLDADTLQPLAECVVRIPTSMPYVPGLLSFRELPALLRALADLPHVPDIVFVDGHGIAHPRGLGIAAHLGVVSGLPTIGVAKKVLTGHHAELDELRGSRVELLSRRGERIGWVLRSKDRVRPLIVSPGNRVSLERAPELVMACVRRHRLPEPTRLADRLASRRDARRDQPSLF, translated from the coding sequence ATGACCCGATTGAGCAATCTGGCCGCCTCCCCATTTGCGGGCTGGGACGGTAGCCCAGCGGCTGCCCGCGAGTTGCAGACGCAACTGGCTCGGCAAGTACGGCTGGAAGACGATTACCCGCCGCTACGGCGTGTGGCGGGCGTGGATGTAGGCTTCGAGGAGGGCGGCGCCATCACCCGCGCTGCCGCAGTGCTGCTGGACGCCGATACTCTGCAGCCTCTGGCCGAATGCGTGGTGCGCATCCCCACCAGCATGCCCTACGTGCCGGGGCTGCTGTCCTTTCGCGAATTGCCTGCTTTGCTGCGGGCCTTGGCTGATCTGCCGCACGTACCGGATATCGTCTTCGTCGACGGCCATGGCATCGCCCACCCGCGCGGTTTGGGCATCGCTGCACACCTGGGTGTGGTCAGCGGCTTGCCGACCATTGGCGTGGCCAAGAAGGTTCTTACGGGGCATCACGCCGAGCTGGATGAGTTGCGAGGTTCGCGCGTCGAGCTGCTGAGCAGGAGAGGCGAGCGAATTGGCTGGGTGTTGCGCAGCAAGGATCGCGTGCGGCCACTGATCGTCTCGCCGGGCAATCGGGTCAGCCTCGAGCGTGCGCCGGAACTGGTCATGGCCTGTGTCCGGCGTCACCGCTTGCCCGAGCCGACCCGACTGGCTGATCGCCTGGCCTCGCGACGCGATGCCAGGCGTGATCAGCCTTCACTCTTTTAA
- a CDS encoding NADP(H)-dependent aldo-keto reductase produces MEYRKLGRTDLDVSALCLGTMTWGEQNSESEGHAQIERAKASGINFIDTAEMYPVPPRAETYSKTEQIIGSYFKRHGDRADWILASKIAGPGNGISHIRDGQLKFNREHIVAALDASLKRLQTDWIDLYQLHWPERPTNFFGQLGYKHRETDFTPLEETLEVLDEQVKAGKIRHIGLSNETPWGTMKFLQLAESRGWPRAVSIQNPYNLLNRSFEVGLAEVAIREQCGLLAYSPLAFGMLSGKYEGGARPAGARISLFSRFARYTNPEAEAACSRYVALAREHGLDPAQMALAFVTAQPFVTSNIIGATSLEQLDSNLASAELKLSEEVLAGIEAIHKAQPNPAP; encoded by the coding sequence ATGGAATACCGCAAGCTAGGCCGAACCGATCTCGACGTCAGCGCACTGTGCCTGGGCACCATGACCTGGGGCGAGCAGAACAGCGAGAGCGAAGGCCATGCCCAGATCGAACGGGCCAAGGCCAGCGGCATCAATTTCATCGACACCGCCGAGATGTACCCGGTACCGCCGCGTGCCGAAACCTACAGCAAGACCGAACAGATCATCGGTAGCTATTTCAAGCGCCACGGCGACCGGGCCGACTGGATCCTGGCCAGCAAGATCGCCGGCCCCGGCAACGGCATCAGCCATATCCGCGATGGCCAGCTCAAATTCAACCGCGAGCACATCGTCGCCGCGCTGGACGCCAGCCTGAAACGCCTACAAACCGACTGGATCGACCTGTACCAGTTGCACTGGCCGGAACGTCCGACCAACTTCTTCGGCCAGCTTGGCTACAAGCACCGGGAAACCGACTTCACACCACTCGAAGAAACCCTGGAAGTGCTCGACGAACAGGTCAAGGCCGGCAAGATCCGCCATATCGGCCTGTCCAACGAAACGCCGTGGGGCACGATGAAGTTCCTGCAACTGGCCGAGAGCCGCGGCTGGCCGCGCGCGGTATCGATCCAGAACCCCTACAACCTGCTCAATCGCAGCTTCGAGGTGGGCCTGGCCGAGGTGGCGATTCGCGAGCAGTGCGGCCTACTGGCTTATTCCCCCCTGGCATTCGGCATGCTCAGCGGTAAGTACGAAGGCGGTGCACGCCCGGCTGGCGCACGCATCAGCCTGTTCAGCCGCTTCGCCCGCTACACCAATCCGGAAGCCGAAGCGGCCTGCTCACGCTATGTCGCCCTGGCTCGCGAACACGGTCTGGATCCAGCGCAAATGGCCCTGGCGTTCGTCACCGCGCAGCCATTCGTGACCAGCAACATCATCGGTGCTACCAGCCTGGAGCAACTGGACAGCAACCTGGCCAGCGCCGAGCTGAAGCTCTCCGAAGAAGTGCTTGCAGGCATCGAGGCGATCCACAAAGCGCAACCCAACCCCGCCCCTTAA
- the rplM gene encoding 50S ribosomal protein L13 produces the protein MKTFTAKPETVKRDWFVVDAAGQTLGRLATEIASRLRGKHKPEYTPHVDTGDYIVVINAEQVRVTGAKASDKKYYSHSGFPGGIKEINFEKLIARAPERVIETAVKGMLPKNPLGRDMYRKLKVYKGAAHPHTAQQPQELKI, from the coding sequence ATGAAAACTTTTACTGCTAAACCGGAAACAGTAAAACGCGATTGGTTCGTCGTTGATGCTGCTGGTCAGACCCTGGGTCGTCTGGCCACCGAAATCGCGAGCCGTCTGCGTGGCAAGCACAAGCCTGAGTACACCCCGCACGTTGATACCGGCGACTACATCGTCGTGATCAATGCCGAGCAGGTGCGTGTAACTGGTGCCAAAGCCAGCGACAAGAAGTACTACTCCCACTCCGGTTTCCCGGGCGGCATCAAAGAGATCAACTTCGAGAAGCTGATCGCTCGTGCTCCTGAGCGCGTGATCGAGACCGCGGTCAAAGGCATGCTGCCGAAGAACCCGCTGGGTCGCGACATGTACCGTAAGCTGAAGGTGTACAAGGGTGCCGCTCACCCGCACACCGCTCAGCAGCCCCAAGAACTGAAGATTTAA
- the rpsI gene encoding 30S ribosomal protein S9 → MSATQNYGTGRRKTATARVFLRPGTGNISINNRSLDTFFGRETARMVVRQPLELTETVEKFDIFVTVAGGGVSGQAGAIRHGITRALIEYDETLRSPLRKAGYVTRDAREVERKKVGLRKARKRPQYSKR, encoded by the coding sequence ATGTCGGCGACTCAAAACTACGGCACTGGCCGTCGCAAGACCGCAACCGCGCGCGTATTCCTGCGTCCGGGCACTGGTAACATCTCGATCAACAATCGCAGCCTGGATACCTTCTTCGGCCGTGAGACCGCTCGCATGGTCGTGCGTCAGCCGCTGGAGCTGACCGAGACTGTCGAGAAGTTCGACATCTTCGTCACCGTTGCCGGTGGTGGTGTCAGTGGTCAAGCCGGTGCCATCCGTCATGGCATCACCCGCGCTCTGATCGAGTACGACGAAACCCTGCGCAGCCCGCTGCGTAAAGCCGGTTACGTCACTCGTGACGCGCGTGAAGTCGAGCGTAAGAAAGTCGGTCTGCGTAAAGCGCGTAAGCGTCCGCAGTACTCGAAGCGTTAA
- the petA gene encoding ubiquinol-cytochrome c reductase iron-sulfur subunit, translated as MSNDGVNAGRRRFLVAATSVVGAAGAVGAATPFVGSWFPSAKAKAAGAPVKVNVSKIEAGQQMVAEWRGQPVFIVRRTEEILANLTKIEGSVADPESAASVQPEYVDKKNRSIKPELLVLVGLCTHLGCSPSFRPEVAPADMGPDWVGGYFCPCHGSRYDLAGRVYKAQPAPLNLPVPPHTYETDDVIIIGVDQEKA; from the coding sequence ATGAGCAATGACGGCGTGAATGCAGGCCGGCGTCGCTTCCTGGTTGCAGCCACCTCCGTGGTGGGTGCTGCAGGGGCGGTAGGTGCTGCGACTCCGTTCGTGGGGTCATGGTTCCCCAGTGCGAAGGCCAAGGCGGCCGGTGCACCGGTGAAGGTGAACGTCAGCAAGATCGAGGCGGGTCAGCAGATGGTTGCTGAATGGCGCGGTCAGCCGGTGTTCATCGTGCGCCGTACCGAGGAAATCCTGGCCAACCTGACCAAGATCGAAGGCAGCGTTGCTGACCCGGAATCCGCTGCCTCCGTGCAGCCGGAGTACGTGGACAAGAAAAACCGCTCGATCAAGCCAGAGTTGCTGGTGTTGGTAGGTCTGTGCACCCACTTGGGCTGCTCGCCGTCCTTCCGTCCGGAAGTGGCGCCGGCCGATATGGGGCCGGACTGGGTCGGTGGCTATTTCTGCCCCTGCCACGGTTCGCGTTACGACCTCGCCGGTCGCGTGTACAAGGCCCAGCCTGCGCCGCTGAACCTGCCAGTGCCGCCGCACACCTACGAGACGGATGATGTGATCATCATCGGTGTGGACCAGGAGAAAGCCTGA
- a CDS encoding cytochrome b, with translation MSKFMEWVDARFPATKMWEDHLSKYYAPKNFNFFYFFGSLALLVLVNQIVTGIWLTMSFEPSAEGAFASVEYIMRDVEYGWILRYLHSTGASAFFVVVYLHMFRGLLYGSYQKPRELVWIFGMLIYLVLMAEAFMGYLLPWGQMSYWGAQVIISLFGAIPVIGDDLTQWIRGDYLISGITLNRFFALHVIALPIVLLGLVVLHILALHEVGSNNPDGVDIKKLKDENGVPLDGIAFHPYYTVKDIVGVVVFLFVFCFVVFFFPEMGGYFLEKPNFEAANPFKTPEHIAPVWYFTPFYAILRAVPDKLLGVIAMGAAIAVLFVLPWLDRSPVKSMRYKGWLSKIWLVVFCISFVILGVLGVLAPTPGRTLLSQVCTFLYFAYFILMPFYTRMEKTKPVPERVTG, from the coding sequence ATGAGCAAATTCATGGAATGGGTGGATGCGCGCTTCCCTGCCACCAAGATGTGGGAAGACCATCTCTCCAAGTACTACGCACCGAAGAACTTCAACTTCTTCTACTTTTTCGGCTCGCTGGCACTGCTGGTGCTGGTCAATCAGATCGTTACCGGTATCTGGCTGACCATGAGCTTCGAGCCGTCGGCTGAGGGGGCTTTCGCCTCGGTCGAATACATCATGCGTGACGTCGAGTACGGCTGGATCCTGCGCTACCTGCACTCCACCGGCGCTTCGGCATTCTTCGTGGTGGTCTACCTGCACATGTTCCGCGGTCTGCTCTACGGCTCCTATCAGAAGCCGCGCGAGCTGGTGTGGATCTTCGGCATGCTGATCTACCTGGTGCTGATGGCTGAAGCCTTCATGGGCTACCTGCTGCCGTGGGGCCAGATGTCCTACTGGGGCGCCCAGGTGATCATCTCGCTGTTCGGTGCCATCCCGGTGATCGGTGACGACCTGACCCAGTGGATTCGTGGTGACTACCTGATCTCCGGCATCACCCTGAACCGCTTCTTCGCCCTGCACGTGATTGCGCTGCCGATCGTTCTGCTCGGCTTGGTCGTGCTGCACATCCTGGCGCTGCACGAAGTCGGCTCGAACAACCCGGACGGCGTCGACATCAAGAAGCTGAAGGATGAGAACGGTGTGCCGCTCGACGGTATCGCGTTCCACCCGTACTACACCGTCAAGGACATCGTCGGCGTAGTGGTCTTCCTGTTCGTGTTCTGCTTCGTGGTGTTCTTCTTCCCGGAAATGGGCGGTTACTTCCTCGAGAAGCCGAACTTCGAAGCGGCCAACCCGTTCAAGACCCCCGAGCACATCGCTCCGGTTTGGTACTTCACCCCGTTCTACGCGATTCTGCGTGCGGTACCGGACAAGCTGCTGGGCGTTATCGCCATGGGCGCTGCCATCGCCGTGCTGTTCGTCCTGCCGTGGCTCGACCGTAGTCCGGTCAAGTCGATGCGCTACAAGGGGTGGTTGAGCAAGATCTGGCTGGTGGTGTTCTGCATCTCCTTCGTCATCCTGGGCGTGCTGGGTGTGTTGGCGCCGACCCCGGGTCGTACCCTGCTGTCGCAGGTGTGCACCTTCCTGTACTTCGCGTACTTCATCCTGATGCCGTTCTACACCAGGATGGAGAAGACCAAACCGGTTCCGGAAAGGGTGACTGGCTGA
- a CDS encoding cytochrome c1, whose amino-acid sequence MKKLFAAFVFAALPALSFAAGGHDVQLDKVDIDLTDKAAMQDGARTFANYCMGCHSAQYQRYERVADDLGIPHEIMLDNLVFNDAKIGDHMKIGMKPDDAKAWFGAAPPDLTLVARVRGNDWLYTYLRTFYADPSRPLGSNNKVFPNVGMPNVLVGLQGNQVIGCKQVQVVTEGKKQFDPLTGAPITHEACDQLTIEPNTGKLSEAEFDEKIKNLVTFLAYSANPVKLKSQRIGTYVLLYLAFFFVFAYLLKREYWKDVH is encoded by the coding sequence ATGAAAAAGCTATTTGCTGCATTTGTTTTCGCTGCGCTGCCGGCCCTCAGCTTCGCTGCCGGTGGTCATGATGTGCAACTGGACAAGGTCGATATCGATCTGACCGACAAGGCTGCCATGCAGGACGGCGCACGTACCTTCGCCAACTACTGCATGGGCTGCCATTCGGCCCAGTACCAGCGTTACGAGCGTGTTGCCGATGACCTCGGCATCCCGCATGAAATCATGCTGGACAACCTGGTGTTCAATGACGCCAAGATCGGCGACCACATGAAGATCGGCATGAAGCCGGATGACGCCAAGGCCTGGTTCGGTGCCGCTCCGCCCGATCTGACCCTGGTCGCACGTGTGCGTGGCAACGACTGGCTGTACACCTACCTGCGCACTTTCTACGCGGATCCTTCGCGTCCGCTGGGCTCCAACAACAAAGTGTTCCCGAACGTCGGTATGCCTAACGTGCTGGTCGGTCTGCAGGGCAATCAGGTCATCGGTTGCAAGCAGGTTCAGGTCGTCACCGAGGGCAAGAAGCAATTCGACCCGCTGACCGGTGCGCCGATCACTCACGAAGCTTGCGATCAGCTCACCATCGAGCCGAACACCGGCAAGCTGAGTGAGGCCGAGTTCGACGAGAAGATCAAGAACTTGGTGACCTTCCTGGCCTACTCGGCCAACCCGGTCAAGCTGAAGTCCCAGCGCATCGGCACCTATGTGCTGCTGTACCTGGCGTTCTTCTTCGTGTTCGCCTACCTGCTCAAGCGTGAGTACTGGAAGGACGTTCACTAA
- a CDS encoding glutathione S-transferase N-terminal domain-containing protein has product MAVTNRLTCYSDPADHYSHRVRLVLAEKGVSVEIIDVEQGRCPPKLAEVNPYGSLPTLVDRDLALYEASVVMEYLDERYPHPPLLPVYPVARANSRLLMHRIQRDWCVLVDRILDKRSKEAERQLARKELRESLTGVSPLFADKAFFLSEELSLVDCCLLPILWRLPVLGIELPRPAKPLLDYMERQFAREAFQASLSAAERAMR; this is encoded by the coding sequence ATGGCGGTGACCAACAGGTTGACCTGCTACTCCGACCCCGCCGACCACTATTCCCATCGCGTGCGTCTGGTGCTCGCCGAGAAAGGTGTCAGCGTCGAGATCATCGATGTCGAGCAGGGCCGTTGTCCGCCCAAGCTTGCCGAAGTCAATCCCTACGGCAGTCTGCCGACGCTGGTCGATCGGGACCTGGCGCTGTACGAAGCGTCCGTGGTGATGGAGTACCTCGATGAGCGCTATCCGCATCCGCCCCTGTTGCCGGTGTATCCGGTGGCGCGGGCCAATAGTCGCTTGCTCATGCACCGCATCCAGCGTGACTGGTGCGTGCTGGTCGATCGTATTCTCGACAAGCGCAGCAAGGAGGCCGAACGTCAGCTGGCGCGCAAGGAGTTGCGCGAGAGCCTGACAGGCGTTTCGCCATTGTTCGCCGATAAGGCATTCTTCCTCAGTGAGGAACTGAGCCTGGTGGATTGCTGCCTATTGCCCATTCTCTGGCGTTTGCCGGTGCTGGGTATCGAATTGCCGCGACCGGCCAAGCCGCTGCTCGACTACATGGAGCGCCAGTTCGCCCGTGAGGCCTTTCAGGCCAGTCTTTCCGCTGCCGAGCGCGCGATGCGCTGA